A genomic segment from Streptomyces sp. NBC_01233 encodes:
- a CDS encoding recombinase family protein, translating to MSRNKPTRGNPSTNVAGEPAAVYCRISQADDDDQTGVDRQERICREIAERRGLVIGPTHVFVDNSRSAWSRKRKRPGWDRLLEDARNHTFRHIIAYHPDRLMRQPRDLEELLQVSDDHAITLHGEANRRDLSDPDDRFILRIEVAHACRSSDDTSRRLKSAMQDRAREGKPQGGVRRFGYAKDGMTIVEDEAEIVREVFDRYLKGEGPAPIAKDLHSRGIHTASGKAWTGGTVRALLDSRHVAGIRMHQGEEIGPGTWPAIIDAGVWAEVRTRREYRSAVHREALSKPAQRYYLLRGLVMCGRCGTLMSGNPKGTGPVYQCNRRGRNDDKKCTRSITAQTLEDFVVDAAVELLGKLRVDGRLASSNLSESVAEELEDDQRQLDELNQMWTAKEISTAEYRKMRKEITDRIAKAQRKVVVRPMVLLDGLTGAGARAAWDAEDMTDERRNAVLRFLFSGIVIDQPKKFGRYMDWDRIGIEQNPL from the coding sequence GTGTCGCGCAACAAGCCCACCAGGGGCAACCCCAGCACCAACGTCGCCGGTGAGCCGGCGGCGGTCTACTGCCGCATATCCCAGGCTGACGACGACGACCAGACGGGCGTCGACCGCCAGGAGCGCATCTGCCGGGAGATCGCCGAGCGGCGTGGCCTCGTCATCGGTCCCACCCACGTCTTCGTGGACAACAGCCGCTCGGCCTGGAGTCGCAAGCGGAAGCGGCCCGGCTGGGACCGGCTGCTGGAGGACGCACGGAACCACACCTTCCGGCACATCATCGCCTACCACCCCGACCGGCTCATGAGGCAGCCCAGGGACCTGGAGGAGCTGCTCCAGGTCTCCGACGACCACGCCATCACGCTCCACGGCGAGGCGAACCGGCGGGACCTCTCTGACCCCGACGACCGCTTCATCCTTCGCATCGAGGTCGCGCACGCCTGCCGCTCCTCGGACGACACCTCACGGCGGCTGAAGTCCGCGATGCAGGACCGGGCGCGGGAGGGCAAGCCGCAGGGAGGTGTGCGGCGGTTCGGCTACGCCAAGGACGGCATGACGATCGTCGAGGATGAGGCCGAGATCGTCCGGGAGGTGTTCGACCGCTACCTGAAGGGGGAGGGTCCGGCGCCGATCGCGAAGGACCTGCACAGCCGGGGCATCCACACGGCCTCCGGCAAGGCATGGACGGGCGGCACTGTCCGCGCACTGCTCGACTCCCGGCACGTCGCCGGAATCCGCATGCACCAGGGCGAGGAGATCGGCCCCGGCACGTGGCCCGCGATCATCGACGCGGGCGTGTGGGCGGAGGTGCGGACGCGGCGCGAGTACCGGTCGGCGGTGCACCGGGAGGCGCTCAGCAAGCCCGCACAGCGCTACTACCTGCTGCGCGGGCTGGTCATGTGCGGACGGTGCGGGACGCTGATGTCCGGCAACCCCAAGGGGACCGGGCCGGTCTACCAGTGCAACCGCCGGGGTCGGAACGATGACAAGAAGTGCACGCGGTCGATCACCGCCCAGACGCTGGAGGACTTCGTCGTGGACGCGGCGGTCGAGCTGCTCGGCAAGCTGCGGGTGGACGGTCGGCTCGCCAGCAGCAACCTCTCCGAGAGCGTGGCCGAGGAGCTGGAGGACGACCAGCGGCAGCTCGACGAGCTGAACCAGATGTGGACCGCGAAGGAGATCTCCACGGCGGAGTACCGCAAGATGCGCAAGGAGATCACCGACCGCATCGCCAAGGCCCAACGCAAGGTCGTCGTCCGCCCGATGGTGCTCCTGGACGGCCTCACGGGCGCGGGCGCGCGGGCCGCCTGGGACGCCGAGGACATGA